Proteins encoded in a region of the Mercenaria mercenaria strain notata chromosome 1, MADL_Memer_1, whole genome shotgun sequence genome:
- the LOC123545361 gene encoding uncharacterized protein LOC123545361, with product MGCVVSSSRLAHSDDKELPQFVSAEDIRLVQESWLLVQQDMDNIGLIIFKRFFKDNRDLKRLFYTKLRGEDMEMGNIEEGEFDEDKLRMHGRIVMEALGAAVECLNDSEHLTALLIGIGERHVMYGVKSDMVPRLWPAIVTTLEEQLGDNFDNKVGKAWERVFQYIGGKVIEGINRWKKKK from the exons ATGGGTTGTGTGGTATCAAGTTCGCGTCTCGCGCATTCTGACGATAAAGAACTTCCACAGTTTGTATCAGCTGAGGATATACGACTCGTACAGGAAAGCTGGTTACTCGTGCAGCAAGACATGGATAATATAGGACTTATCATATTTAAAAG GTTTTTCAAGGACAACAGAGATTTGAAGCGGTTGTTCTACACAAAGTTGCGAGGGGAAGACATGGAGATGGGCAATATCGAGGAGGGTGAATTTGATGAAGATAAACTCCGTATGCACGGCCGTATAGTCATGGAAGCGCTAGGAGCAGCAGTTGAATGCTTAAACGATAGTGAACACCTCACAGCTTTACTCATTG GTATCGGTGAAAGGCACGTGATGTACGGTGTAAAGTCTGATATGGTTCCT CGCCTGTGGCCTGCCATCGTTACAACACTTGAAGAACAATTAGGAGACAACTTCGACAATAAAGTAGGAAAGGCATGGGAGAGGGTGTTCCAGTATATTGGAGGAAAAGTTATTGAGGGTATAAATAGGTGGAAGAAGAAAAAGTAG